The genome window attattaaaaatattatcAGGAAAAAACAGTACCATCTGACCCTAATCAATAAGTTGATTTAAACTTGCATGGGCACTCAACAAAACTATAAATGCATCACCTGCTCACATTTTCCATCATATAGGACCAATTTCTCTGCAATTAAGTTTGCAATTGTAGTCCATCCAGATGCTGATGAAAGACTGTGTTTATTGCACAAGCGTTCCTTGGACTGGTCACAATATAAGGTACAAGAAATAACTTGTATCCGTTGTCACTTTAATTCATGGAGAATGGGAGCAAAGATGTAGTTGTTGTTACAACCTTTTTGAATATTCAGTACCTATTAAAGGTTTAGACACATGATCTACATTGATTGAATTAGATGGTGTGTCCAAATGTTTGAATGACCGGGAGGAACAAGGGGCTGTAGTCCATctttaaatgtaacttttttttttttttttttcttcccccccccccccccctcgtctGGCATCCTTTTCATTCAGGATGAAAGGATGAGCCCAatgtgaaatgaatgaatgcaggCCCCTGTATCATTTGACTACCTTCTGGAGACGATGTACAAAGCCAGAATATTCTCTATACATCTGAGACTGTATAAGTCAGCCGTGTTCCTCATGGTTCAATGTGCCACTCTTTCCATTGTTCGACCAACAATGCCGTCTGAGCTAACAACTAGCATGTAATGCCGAGCTAGCCTTAATGCTGCCATGTCGATTACCAGAGTCACCGGAGTCTCAGTGCAGGAGCCGCATTTTGGACCTGGTTTTCATCATCGACAGCTCACGTAGCATTCGCCCCAGTGATTTTGAGAAGGTCAAGACCTTCCTGGCACTCATGGTCGACACGTTGGCTGTTGGCCCAGATGCCACCAGAGTGGCCGTGGTCAACTACGCCAGCACGGTCAAGATCGAGTTCCTGCTCAAAGACCACTTCAACAAGCCAGACATGAAGAAGGCCATCTCCCGCATCGAGCCCCTGGCCGCCGGCACCATGACTGGCCTGGCCATCAAGACGGCGGTGAATGAAGCCTTCACTGAGCAGTCTGGAGCCCGGCCTCCCTCCGGCGACATTGCCAAAGTGGCCATCATCGTGACGGACGGGAGGCCTCAGGACCACGTGGGGGACATCTCCGCCGCTGCCCGCGCCGAAGGCATTGAGATCTACGCTATTGGAGTGGACCGCGCGGACATGGCTTCTCTGAAGCAGATGGCGAGCTTGCCTCTGGAGGACCATGTCTTCTACGTGGAGACCTACGGTGTTATTGAGAAGCTCACCTCCACGTTTCAGGAGACCCTGTGCGGTAGGACAAAGATGGCCCCGCGGGACTTTCTTGTCCCATTAACCCTGGTTCTAGTGGCACGGTAGGAGGCACCTACAGTCTAACAGGGGCGTTCTACGCTTCGGatcatttcaaatgaataaCAAATTTAAAAGAAGACATTCTGAACCCCTACAAGGACTGCAGGTGTCGGCACTAGAACCTGATTAGAACTGCAGAATTAATACAAAGGAAAGTTTGAGCGTCAAATAAGTCTTAAACTTTCACTTTCTTTAAAATTTTGATATTgtatctgtgttttttttttttttcaatattgtgaGGACAGAACGTCACTTTTTCAAACCAATAAGCTTGAAAAAGGCCAATGGCCAGatgatgcaaaacaaaacagaacatgATAGATTGTATTtagcagtcactgatggtgtagtggtacactgaCTTCAATGCAGGCAGTGTTGGTTCAGTACCCACTCAGTGACATTGTGAATATGAGAGTAAATAGtagtctgtctctatatgtgccctgagattgactggtgaagagtccagggtgtagtctgcctttatTCCAAAGTTGGcgggaataggctccagctccctgtgacccttaacaggataagcggaatagaaaatgatggctggatggatgagttgATTGTATTCATAGGAAACTTTTCCCAGCCGACTGTGGGCGAGGGGTTGgttataccctggactggttgccagccaagcgCAGACATTACAGGTACTGTTATGTGAAAAATAGCCATAAAAATGGTTAGAGTACATTGTTTGAGAAATGCAGATGTTTGAACAATTGAGGTTCTGTTGTCAACACTTATTTTGGAACTGTTTGATGATGTCACGTTCCTATTGATAACTGTtgtatacacacatactgaaCCTATGATGATTCTAATTACTTTTACAATATTAAAAGTTGCTGATGtagttttgtaaatattttccgcacatactgtattgtatgtatgCCAGCAAATAAATCTTTGCTTGCCCATCCTTTAATCCTGGCCTAGGTCTGGATCCCTGTTCCACTGGAAATGACTGCGAGCACACTTGTGTCAACAGCAATGCCTCATTTTACTGCAAGTGCCGCTCTGGTTATATCTTGAATGCGGACCAGAAAACATGTTGGCTGAAACGTAAGCTCTTATAATTCACTCTATGGATTCACATCCTGGAGTGAATATCAATATGTTGTTTCTGACATTGAGACTGCTAATAtcataacatgcatggtacTGGTAATGTGTCAATTGAATATGACTTTCATGCAATGAACTGACAACGTGACATGGTGTCTTTTATTGTGATGAAGAGGTGAAGGTAGAGATGGTGGTGGATCCTTGCAAGTGTGAAGCCAGACGGGCTTTCCAGAAGCAGGCGCAGGCCGCCATGCAGCAGCTCACTGCTGAATATATCCCTTCTGTTATAAACAACACATTCTGTACTGTATAGCATGTATAGCACAaccactggccacaacattgaATGGAGGATGGACagatgatagatagatggatagatggatgtgtGACTAGCtgacattttactgtatttgcaaaGCATGTACCAGTAAACGTATTTGCAGACATCTCTCCTTGACTCAAGGGCCACTAGCTGACGTAGCAGGGAGAATAGAACGCCTGGAGGAGGCGCTGGGTCGTGTGTGACGCTTGACAAAGGGGTGAGTGTTGACGCTCGGGTGACGCAGCCGGGCAGTAAAACACCATCCTGGCGACCACACAGCGTGACACTTTCCATTTATTTGCACAGGCTGCCAGTGGGTGTCGGAGACATGGACTGCTGCAACTTGTACATGTGCTGCTCCATGGCTGCTGGATGGATGTCAAGCATGCAATTGCAGTACACTGTCATGGACTGTGAAGATCACATCTACAGTGATGTCTGCTCTCTTTTACGACTATGTCCTACACACATCTTTAAAACACCACAGAAATTTCAGATCTGCAATACATTTTGTGACCTCAACTGCACGCGTTTGTATTGTGTAcatattagttttttgttttttttctattttggtaaaatatgaaaatacaatacattgtgttcaataatttgcatttaaacTGTATTACTTTTTATGCTAAAGGTATTATATTTTTTAGTTATATATTGAAGATGATCCATTTATATTATGAGTtgacatatatactgtatactagctgtatcttttgtttgaataaaaaaaaattataataagcTCATAaggaatatttttgtaatttttaagcAGAGCACAGCTAACAACGAAACTTAAATTACTACTACTTCCAAGGCAAAATTTATATTAAGTTGTATAAAATAGAACGATAGCAAGCATGAACCTTTTCCAATTAAGTCCCCATTCTTTGGACACTgttatataaaatacagtggtacctggaCTTACAAGGACCCCAACTGTCTAGTTATTAGAGTTATGAGCTTTCACTTTgtcgattttgtttttctttctttttcttgtctttgtgtTGCTAGCCAAAATTTAAGCAAGCTTCAAATACACTGCTGCTTgagagaagtgtgtgtgtgcgtgtggggggTGGGAGGGGAATAGCCACAGTCGCCAAAGCATTTTCAGAACAAAACcttaaaacacaaatacaaaatgaaaccaCTCGCTAGGAGCATGGGGAAGACTATTTGTGAACTAATTACACGGTAAAAGGAAGTCCATGTGAAGTGAgaataaatgtcttgtaaatttgaatcaccacAAAGAAGATTGTATTTAACAACCGCTTTGTCCAAGGTGCGTCACTGGGCACCATTTTAGCCACGCTTCAAAAAATCAGAAAAACTGAAAGGatgaaaaatatccatccatccattttctgtaccgcttatcctcactagggcgtgctgtagcctgctgtagcctatctcagctatcttcgggtgagaggcggggtacaccccgaactggtcgccagccaattgcagggcacagaaacaaacaaccattcgcactcacatccacacctacaggc of Phyllopteryx taeniolatus isolate TA_2022b chromosome 18, UOR_Ptae_1.2, whole genome shotgun sequence contains these proteins:
- the matn3a gene encoding matrilin-3a; this encodes MLPCRLPESPESQCRSRILDLVFIIDSSRSIRPSDFEKVKTFLALMVDTLAVGPDATRVAVVNYASTVKIEFLLKDHFNKPDMKKAISRIEPLAAGTMTGLAIKTAVNEAFTEQSGARPPSGDIAKVAIIVTDGRPQDHVGDISAAARAEGIEIYAIGVDRADMASLKQMASLPLEDHVFYVETYGVIEKLTSTFQETLCGLDPCSTGNDCEHTCVNSNASFYCKCRSGYILNADQKTCWLKQVKVEMVVDPCKCEARRAFQKQAQAAMQQLTAELADVAGRIERLEEALGRV